One Lates calcarifer isolate ASB-BC8 unplaced genomic scaffold, TLL_Latcal_v3 _unitig_1695_quiver_769, whole genome shotgun sequence genomic window carries:
- the LOC108890178 gene encoding complement C1q-like protein 2 has translation MKITVFLLLLLVCSDSTAQTTPEADKEIQQPLPQDIRDLLKELAASLAQQKVEITFLKIENQAQEAKLEKQETEITKLKQQVEVKQVAFTVSLSAEGEITVGPFDTLSTLIFKHVVTNIGNAYNQNTGMFTAPVRGAYHFEWYIGAHGFVTAAVLVKNTEQIFLAYEQQSSGYGTSSSGATLLLEAGDTVFLQLWPQTKMYDNRHHHTTFSGRLLFTM, from the exons ATGAAGATCACTGTGTTtctcctgttgctgctggtcTGCTCTGACTCCACGGCTCAGACTACACCGGAGGCAGATAAGGAAATTCAGCAGCCTCTTCCACAGGACATCCGTGATTTGCTGAAAGAGCTGGCTGCCTCATTGGCTCAACAGAAAGTGGAGATAACGTTCTTGAAAATAGAGAATCAAG cacaAGAAGCAAAGCTGGAGAAGCAGGAGACTGAGATTACCAAACTGAAGCAACAGGTGGAAG tcaaacAGGTGGCtttcacagtctctctctcgGCTGAAGGTGAGATCACTGTCGGACCCTTTGACACACTCAGCACTCTGATCTTCAAACACGTCGTCACAAACATTGGAAATGCCTACAACCAAAACACAG GTATGTTCACTGCACCTGTGAGAGGAGCGTACCACTTCGAGTGGTACATAGGTGCACATGGATttgtcacagctgctgtgttggtCAAGAACACAGAGCAAATTTTTCTTGCTTATGAGCAACAGTCGTCCGGTTATGGGACTTCTTCTAGTGGTGCTACACTTCTTCTAGAGGCTGGAGacactgtgtttttgcagctgTGGCCTCAAACAAAGATGTATGACAACCGACATCACCACACCACCTTCAGTGGACGTCTGCTTTTCACAATGTGA
- the LOC108890177 gene encoding complement C1q-like protein 2, translating into MKITVFLLLLLVCSVSTDQSTPETDKEIHLQQPCPQDVHAVLREMTASLAQLKTEMTFVQKENQEQAAKLKELEKQETEVERQKTEINNLKHELKVKQVAFSVSLLAEGDATLGPFGTHTTLIFKHVVTNIGNAYNPNTGMFTAPVRGAYHFEFYIGTHGANTAAVLVKNTNHIFAAYEHQSANFGSSSQGATLLLEAGDVVFVRLWQQSKTYDNSNRHTTFSGHLIFTMLEGNTPSLS; encoded by the exons ATGAAGATCactgtgtttctcctgctgttgctggtCTGCTCTGTCTCCACAGATCAGTCTACACCAGAGACAGATAAGGAAATCCATCTCCAGCAGCCCTGTCCACAGGACGTCCATGCTGTGCTGAGAGAAATGACCGCCTCATTGGCTCAACTGAAGACGGAGATGACGTTCGTACAGAAAGAGAACCAAG agcAAGCAGCAAAACTGAAAGAGCTGGAGAAGCAGGAAACTGAGGTGGAGAGGCAGAAGACTGAGATTAACAACCTGAAACATGAGCTGAAAG TCAAACAGGTGGCgttctcagtctctctgttgGCTGAAGGTGACGCGACTCTTGGACCCTTTGGCACCCACACTACTCTGATCTTCAAACATGTCGTCACAAACATTGGAAATGCCTACAACCCAAACACAG GTATGTTCACTGCACCTGTGAGAGGAGCGTACCACTTCGAGTTCTACATAGGTACGCATGGAGCGaatacagctgctgtgttggtCAAGAACACAAACCACATTTTTGCAGCATATGAGCACCAGTCGGCCAATTTTGGGAGTTCTTCTCAAGGCGCTACACTGCTTCTAGAGGCTGGAGATGTCGTGTTTGTTCGTCTGTGGCAACAGTCAAAGACGTATGACAACTCAAATCGCCATACCACCTTCAGTGGTCATCTGATTTTCACTATGTTGGAGGGAAACACTCCCTCTTTATcttaa
- the LOC108890180 gene encoding collagen alpha-1(VIII) chain: MKITVFLLLQLVCSAQSTAEADEEILAKQIALQQPCPQDVQAVLRELTASVAQQKVEMTFLQKENQAQAEKLEKQETEITKLKQQAEVKPVAFSASLYTGNHDITIGTFPQRTTLVFTNVVTNIGKAYNSNSGIFTAPVRGAYQFEWYIGLPGSASHPTGAVLVKNSEPTFLAYGHHSSLYGTSSNGITLLLEVGDTVFLQLWPNTKIFDNIFHHTTFSGHLLFTM, translated from the exons ATGAAgatcactgtgtttctcttgtTGCAGCTGGTCTGCTCTGCTCAGTCTACAGCGGAGGCAGATGAAGAAATTCTTGCAAAGCAAATCGCGCTCCAGCAGCCCTGTCCACAGGACGTCCAGGCTGTGCTGAGAGAACTGACCGCCTCAGTGGCTCAACAAAAGGTGGAGATGACGTTCTTACAGAAGGAGAACCAAG CACAAGCAGAAAAGCTGGAGAAGCAGGAGACTGAGATTACCAAACTGAAGCAACAGGCGGAAG tcaaacCAGTGGCTTTCTCAGCCTCTCTGTACACTGGCAACCACGACATAACAATCGGAACCTTCCCCCAACGCACAACTCTGGTCTTTACAAATGTCGTCACAAACATTGGGAAGGCCTACAACTCAAACTCAG GTATTTTCACTGCACCTGTGAGAGGAGCTTACCAGTTTGAGTGGTACATCGGTCTGCCTGGATCTGCTTCACATCCTACAGGCGCTGTGTTGGTCAAGAACTCAGAGCCCACTTTTCTTGCATATGGGCATCACTCATCCCTTTATGGGACTTCTTCTAACGGTATTACCCTGCTTCTAGAGGTTGGAGacactgtgtttttgcagctgTGGCCTAACACAAAGATATTTGACAACATATTTCACCACACCACCTTCAGTGGACATCTGCTTTTCACTATGTAG
- the LOC108890179 gene encoding complement C1q-like protein 2, producing the protein MKITVFLLLQLVCSAQSTAEADKEILAKQIALQQPCPQDVHAVLRELTASVAQQKVEMTFLQKENQEQTAKLKTEINNLKQQLEVRQVAFSASLLAEGSVTLGPCNTFTTLIFKRVVANIGNAYNPNTGIFTAPVRGAYHFEFYVAVIGGQTAAVLVKNKERIFAVAEYQSPGFGSSAQGATLALEAGDVVFVQLWADNKIFDNQSHHTTFSGHLLFTM; encoded by the exons ATGAAgatcactgtgtttctcttgtTGCAGCTGGTCTGCTCAGCTCAGTCTACAGCGGAGGCAGATAAGGAAATTCTTGCAAAGCAAATCGCGCTCCAGCAGCCCTGTCCACAGGACGTCCATGCTGTGCTGAGAGAACTGACCGCCTCAGTGGCTCAACAAAAGGTGGAGATGACGTTCTTACAGAAGGAGAACCAAG agcaaACAGCAAAGCTGAAGACTGAGATTAACAATCTGAAGCAACAGCTTGAAG TCAGACAGGTGGCGTTCTCAGCCTCTCTGTTGGCTGAAGGTTCGGTGACTCTTGGACCCTGTAACACGTTCACTACTCTGATCTTCAAACGTGTCGTCGCAAACATTGGAAATGCCTACAACCCAAACACAG GTATTTTCACTGCACCTGTGAGAGGAGCTTACCACTTCGAGTTCTACGTAGCTGTGATTGGaggtcaaacagctgctgtgttggtCAAGAACAAAGAGCGCATTTTTGCAGTGGCTGAGTATCAGTCGCCTGGTTTTGGGAGTTCTGCTCAAGGCGCTACACTGGCTCTAGAGGCTGgagatgttgtgtttgttcaaCTGTGGGCTGACAACAAGATATTTGACAATCAAAGTCACCACACCACCTTCAGTGGTCATCTGCTGTTCACTATGTGA
- the LOC108890171 gene encoding insulin translates to MAALWFQSVSLLVLLVVSWPGSQAVAPPQHLCGSHLVDALYLVCGDRGFFYNPKRDVDPLLGFLPPKAGGAAATGGENEVAEFAFKDQMEMMVKRGIVEQCCHKPCNIFDLQNYCN, encoded by the exons ATGGCGGCGCTGTGGTTCCAGTCGGTCTCTCTGCTGGTCTTACTGGTCGTATCGTGGCCGGGCTCCCAGGCCGTCGCCCCCCCGCAGCACCTCTGTGGCTCTCACCTGGTCGACGCCCTCTACCTGGTCTGCGGCGACAGAGGCTTCTTCTACAACCCCAAGAGAGACGTCGACCCTCTGCTGG GTTTCCTCCCTCCGAAGGCGGGCGGAGCTGCGGCGACGGGCGGCGAGAACGAAGTGGCCGAGTTCGCCTTCAAGGACCAGATGGAGATGATGGTGAAGCGAGGCATCGTGGAGCAGTGCTGCCACAAGCCCTGCAACATCTTCGACCTGCAGAACTACTGCAACTGA
- the LOC108890176 gene encoding LOW QUALITY PROTEIN: magnesium transporter NIPA2-like (The sequence of the model RefSeq protein was modified relative to this genomic sequence to represent the inferred CDS: deleted 1 base in 1 codon) — protein MRDVHLNNETCSNGSVVRLWCGFQSAVCVVTGDQTLAHTHLNASVLSTDVNTTYNLWLGLTLALLSAFLIGGSVILKKKALLRLANTGHTRAGDGGHGYLKDWLWWGGLLTMGAGEVCNFVAYMFAPATLVTPLGALSVLISAVLSSYLLGEVLNVVGKLGCLLCVLGSILLVIHAPEEQEVTSLQEMTNKLLEPGFLVYVSAVLVLCAALVLYFSPRFGRSNILVYISICSLLGAFTVSSVKGLAIAINTVLYDISVLASPLTWILLITLIVSIVTQVNYLNKSLDTFNTSLVYPIYYVLFTSVVLSTSIILFQEWRSMSAVDVVTTLGAFMVIVVGVAMLHLFRELQMTMKELTNQLSQPVEREGLAEEVSANGRQEETRRNKKEDKYGLMDNVVIESLPPMREEGPRVFIIS, from the exons ATGCGGGATGTTCACCTGAACAATGAGACGTGCAGTAACG ggtCTGTGGTCAGGTTGTGGTGCGGCTTCcagtctgcagtgtgtgtggtcACTGGAGATCAAACACTGGcccacacacacctgaatgcCAGCGTTCTATCGACAG ATGTAAACACAACCTACAACCTGTGGCTGGGCCTGACTCTGGCCCTGCTGTCCGCCTTCCTGATTGGTGGGAGCGTCATTCTCAAGAAGAAAGCTCTGCTCCGATTGGCCAACACCGGTCACACCAGAGCAG gTGATGGAGGTCATGGCTACCTGAAGGACTGGCTGTGGTGGGGAGGCCTGTTAACCA TGGGAGCTGGAGAGGTCTGCAACTTTGTTGCCTACATGTTTGCTCCAGCAACGCTGGTGACGCCGCTGGGTGCTTTGAGTGTCCTCATCAG tgcagtTCTGTCCTCCTACCTGTTGGGGGAGGTGTTGAACGTGGTGGGGAAGCTCggctgtctgctgtgtgtgctggGAAGCATCCTGCTGGTCATCCACGCCCcagaggaacaggaagtgacctCACTGCAGGAAATGACCAACAAGCTGCTGGAGCCTG GTTTCCTGGTGTACGTGTCGGCCGTATTGGTGCTGTGTGCAGCGCTTGTGTTGTACTTCTCCCCTCGGTTCGGTCGATCCAACATCCTCGTCTACATCAGCATCTGCTCGCTGCTCGGAGCCTTCACCGTCTCATCCGTGAAGGGCCTCGCCATCGCCATCAACACcg TGTTGTACGATATCTCAGTGCTCGCTAGTCCTCTCACCTGGATCCTGCTTATCACACTCATTGTCTCCATAGTAACGCAG GTGAACTACCTGAACAAGTCCCTGGACACCTTCAACACCTCT CTGGTCTACCCCATCTACTACGTCCTCTTCACCTCCGTTGTTCTGTCCAcctccatcatcctcttccAGGAGTGGAGGAGCATGTCGGCCGTGGACGTGGTCACGACGCTGGGGGCCTTCATGGTCATCGTGGTGGGCGTGGCCATGCTCCACCtcttcagagagctgcag ATGACGATGAAGGAGCTGACCAATCAGCTGTCTCAGCCAGTGGAGAGGGAGGGTCTAGCGGAGGAGGTGTCAGCCAATGGAAGACAAGAAGAAACACGGAGGAATAAAAAAGAGGATAAATACGGACTGATGGACAATGTGGTGATAGAGAGTCTTCCTCCTATGAGAGAGGAGGGACCAAGAGTCTTCATCATcagctga